DNA from Variovorax sp. PBL-H6:
CATCGCTGCCCGTGCGCAGGTGGGCTGCCAGCCGCTGTACCTCGTCGAGCTGAGCGAACAGGCGCTCGATGTGCGGATACAGCGCCTGCGCCTCGGTCGTGGGGGTGAGGCGCCCCTTGGCGCGCTGGAACAGCGGAAATCCCAACTGGAGCTCCGCATGCTGCAGCGTGCGGCTGACGGCCGGCTGCGTGATGTTGATGAGCCTGGCCGCCGCGCTCACGCTGCCGGTGAGCATGATGGCGTTGAAGACCTCGATGTGGCGCAGGCGCATCGAGCAACTACTTCGGATCGACCTTGCCGCGCGAGATGTCCATCACCATCCGCGCCGCCAGGTAGAGCCGCGGCTCGATGGAGTCGATCAACACGTACTCGGCATCCGCCGAGTGCGCGCCGAAGCCCTGCAAGCCGAAGCGCTCCACCACGGGCGCCTTGGTCTGCAGCGCCGCAAAGGCCGCATCGGTGCCGCCACCGGCCACCTTGTCGTCCGCGCCGAGATCGCGACCCAGTTCCTTGTAGACCGCCTGTGCATGCGAGGCGAGCGTGCGCGAGGCGTCGGTCGCCTCCAGCGGCGGCCGGCGTCGCTCGAACTTCATCTCGACCCTGGCCTCGGGGATCAGCTGCTTCTTCACGCGCTCCTGCACCTGCTTCTCGATGCGGTCGTAGTCGCTGACCTTGAGCACACGCACGTCGGCTCCGGCGCTGGCCGACGCCGGGATCACGTTGCGATTGGTGCCCGCCTTCGCGATGGTCCAGTTCATCTTGAGGCCGGTTGCCGGATCGGACAGGTCGCGCATCTGCAGGATCTGGTGCGAGAGCTCGTAGAGCGCGTTCACACCCAGCTCCGGCGCCGAGCCCGCATGCGAGGCCTTGCCGCTGACGTTGAGCGACACCGAGGCGATGCCGGCGGTGGCCAGCGAGAGCTTGTCTTCCTTGATCGAGGCGCCCTCGTACGACATCACCGCGTCGTGCTCCGCGCCGAGCCGGCTGATGAGCGCGCGCGAGCCGGGCGAGCTGATTTCCTCGTCGCCGTTGATCAGCACCGTGAGCGTGCCGTACTCGTTGAAGTCCAGCGCCTTCAGCAGCGCCACGGCGTGCAGGATGACGGCGACACCCTGCTTGTCGTCGGCAATGCCGAGGCCGTAAGCCTTGTCGCCTTCGATGCGGAACGGCTGCTTGTTCAGCATGCCGATTCGATAGACCGTGTCCATGTGGGCGATCAGCATGATCTTCTTGCTGCCCGTGCCCTTGAAGGTGGCGCGTACTGCCTTGCCGATCTTCTCCGGCGTGTCCTCCATGCGGTAGGCCTCGGCCGTCGGGTCGACCAGCTCGACCTGGCCGCCCATCGCCTTGAGCCGCTCGGCGATCAGGTTGGCGATCTTGTCCAGCCCTTCGAGGTCGCGGCTGCCCGATTCGATGGAGACCAGCTGCTTCAAGGTATCGAGCAGGGCGGGCTTTTCCTTGGCGGCCAGCGCGGCGATGCGCTC
Protein-coding regions in this window:
- a CDS encoding M20/M25/M40 family metallo-hydrolase encodes the protein MKLPHSLRAFALGALCAAWLGIASAAPDERIAALAAKEKPALLDTLKQLVSIESGSRDLEGLDKIANLIAERLKAMGGQVELVDPTAEAYRMEDTPEKIGKAVRATFKGTGSKKIMLIAHMDTVYRIGMLNKQPFRIEGDKAYGLGIADDKQGVAVILHAVALLKALDFNEYGTLTVLINGDEEISSPGSRALISRLGAEHDAVMSYEGASIKEDKLSLATAGIASVSLNVSGKASHAGSAPELGVNALYELSHQILQMRDLSDPATGLKMNWTIAKAGTNRNVIPASASAGADVRVLKVSDYDRIEKQVQERVKKQLIPEARVEMKFERRRPPLEATDASRTLASHAQAVYKELGRDLGADDKVAGGGTDAAFAALQTKAPVVERFGLQGFGAHSADAEYVLIDSIEPRLYLAARMVMDISRGKVDPK